Proteins from a single region of Carassius carassius chromosome 37, fCarCar2.1, whole genome shotgun sequence:
- the LOC132118501 gene encoding von Willebrand factor A domain-containing protein 1-like, with product MEVRPALTCVLFSVFLWTGDAQHSVPDSVLNCCEGDVLFLLDSSGSVASYEFFRMVDFLKELLLPFSLGPDQVRVGLLQVGTEPHLEFSFDTYSSQDGLQTALGRAKQLKGDTNTVDALLMARNQVLKQGVPGGARPDLPRVLVWLTDGVDPGEVQEPMARLREEGVAVLVVSTGHGNYKVLREAVSPPAEEHLFFVDIDDINIISEDLRNAIIEIIRAERLQVKSVTSTTAQLEWRPVLAGTGYYEIQFGPIRSGQIGGPVSPGTSPGTGLGPFQRITRSGDASSAMLTGLRPDTTYTVTLTPKANLEFLNSLHTTFKTQPVNPPQPEVQTLSTVSVSESSTNSVRVSWGPLLPHLIQGYTLEYSALPTGPLRVVSVSNRQNSTVLTGLHADTQYLVTVSARQASGRERAMTVKVCTQEVLPALSDLQLTTVGNESVQLRWKGSYDGLRGYWVTWERSQSQRSTLYLPPNRLSTTLNHVPSRARVCVSPVYRTARGEGLCCTA from the exons ATGGAGGTCCGTCCAGCGCTCACGTGTGTTTTGTTCAGCGTGTTTCTGTGGACAGGAGACGCTCAGCACTCGGTACCTGATTCAG TTTTAAACTGCTGTGAGGGAGATGTCCTCTTCCTCCTGGACTCCTCTGGTAGCGTGGCTTCCTACGAGTTCTTCCGTATGGTGGACTTCCTCAAGGAGCTCCTGCTGCCTTTCTCGCTGGGGCCGGATCAAGTGAGGGTGGGACTGCTGCAGGTTGGGACTGAACCCCATCTGGAGTTCAGCTTTGACACCTACAGCTCCCAGGACGGACTGCAGACGGCCCTGGGGAGGGCTAAACAGCTGAAGGGCGACACAAACACGGTGGATGCTCTCCTGATGGCTAGGAACCAGGTTTTGAAACAGGGCGTGCCGGGAGGTGCCAGACCAGATCTGCCCAGGGTTCTGGTTTGGCTCACGGATGGAGTGGACCCCGGCGAGGTGCAGGAACCAATGGCGAGGCTGCGGGAAGAGGGCGTGGCCGTCCTGGTGGTTTCCACTGGCCATGGGAACTATAAGGTGCTGAGAGAGGCTGTGAGTCCACCCGCAGAGGAGCACCTGTTCTTTGTGGACATCGATGATATCAACATCATCAGCGAAGACTTGAGGAACGCAATTATTG AGATTATCCGGGCCGAGAGGCTACAGGTGAAGTCGGTCACCAGCACTACTGCTCAGCTGGAATGGAGGCCTGTGTTGGCCGGCACTGGCTACTATGAAATCCAGTTTGGTCCCATCCGATCAGGGCAGATCGGAGGGCCGGTATCTCCAGGCACCAGTCCTGGCACTGGTTTGGGTCCTTTCCAGAGGATCACGCGTAGCGGAGATGCCAGCTCTGCGATGCTGACTGGCCTGCGTCCAGACACCACATACACAGTCACGCTCACACCGAAGGCCAACCTAGAGTTCCTCAACTCTCTTCACACCACCTTCAAAACCCAGCCAG TGAATCCTCCCCAGCCGGAGGTGCAGACTCTGTCCACAGTGAGCGTGTCAGAGTCCAGCACTAACAGTGTGCGTGTGAGCTGGGGTCCGCTGCTGCCTCACCTCATCCAGGGGTACACGCTGGAGTATTCAGCGCTTCCTACAGGCCCGCTGCGGGTCGTCAGCGTCAGTAACAGACAGAACTCCACAGTCCTGACCGGTCTCCACGCCGACACACAGTACCTGGTCACCGTGAGCGCGAGACAGGCCTCCGGCAGAGAGAGAGCCATGACGGTTAAAGTCTGTACACAGGAGG tGTTGCCAGCTCTCTCAGATCTGCAGCTGACCACAGTGGGCAATGAGTCAGTGCAGCTCCGCTGGAAGGGGAGTTACGATGGTCTCCGTGGCTACTGGGTCACATGGGAGCGAAGTCAGAGCCAGCGCTCCACCCTGTATCTACCACCCAACCGGCTCTCCACCACCCTTAACCATGTGCCCTCCAGGGCCCGTGTCTGCGTCTCTCCGGTGTACCGGACAGCCCGTGGGGAGGGACTCTGCTGCACTGCTTAA
- the tmco4 gene encoding transmembrane and coiled-coil domain-containing protein 4 — METTNNNNEDPKLTPDPGGQKHDQSPAEKVFGRQLSEPGRFAYAGLCGVSLGQLFQGPEQKCFREMYLEGLVQWLALDESVMPVMQAFLAGLGFEGTDTFLSILHAEPLLGAGALPITQDLVSFSVKDGHYDARARVLIRHVSCLLRVTQQQLEDFEETLGEKLREAVEESEEESSRRQKKERGRKLRRYLLIGLATVGGGTVIGVTGGLAAPLVAAGAGAVLGAGGAAVLGSATGIAIMASLFGAAGAGLTGYKMNKRVGAIKEFEFLPMSSGKHLHLTIAVTGWLCSGKYSSFQAPWSSLGACGEQYCLKWESRYLLDLGSILDSMWDGLFSAVAQEALKYTVLSGIVTALTWPASLLAVASVIDNPWGVCLSRSAEVGKHLAQVLRSRQQGKRPVNLIGFSLGARVIYFCLEELANDQGSEGVVEDVVLLGAPVDGSEKAWQRLSKVVAGKIVNGYCRGDWLLGFLYRSSSVQLSVAGLQPINSQDRKIINVDLSSVVKGHLDYMRQMDTILVAVGVPTREEAGAMGGKLQLVHLSPEKPGTPESDGQSRVKGEASMDISNNDTSDTTEANVDKYKTQTVDRDRCERKDSENGWDIPDISDLLDSISESDGVTDPCQGSAHSTCTLGVKDHVEPSQDQGKIDREDESETDCEHTSWDWDDTNWTTECTNTTYQSHTEAQEQLVNGKHAGSEPRAMQS; from the exons ATGGAAACAACAAATAACAACAACGAGGACCCGAAATTAACTCCAG ACCCAGGAGGACAGAAGCATGATCAGTCACCAGCAGAGAAAGTGTTTGGTCGGCAGCTGAGTGAACCGGGGCGCTTTGCATACGCTGGGTTATGTGGAGTGTCTTTGGGCCAGCTGTTTCAAGGACCTGAGcaaaa ATGTTTCCGTGAGATGTATCTGGAGGGGCTTGTTCAGTGGCTGGCTCTTGATGAGTCGGTCATGCCGGTCATGCAAGCGTTCCTGGCGGGGCTCGGGTTCGAAGGCACTGACACCTTCCTGTCCATCTTGCACGCAGAGCCGCTGCTCGGAGCCGGAGCTTTACCCATCACTCAG GATCTCGTGTCTTTCTCTGTCAAAGATG GACATTATGATGCCAGGGCTCGAGTTCTGATCCGACATGTCAGCTGTCTGCTGCGTGTGACCCAACAGCAGCTGGAGGATTTTGAAGAGACACTCGGAGAGAAATTGAGAGAGGCAGTAGAGGAGAGCGA AGAAGAGTCATCGAGAAGACAGAAGAAAGAGAGAGGTCGTAAATTACGCCGGTACCTGCTCATCGGACTTGCCACTGTGGGTGGAGGGACGGTGATTG gTGTTACAGGAGGCCTGGCGGCTCCTCTGGTGGCTGCTGGGGCAGGAGCGGTGCTGGGGGCGGGAGGAGCCGCTGTGCTGGGATCAGCCACGGGCATCGCCATCATGGCCTCCTTGTTTGGAGCCGCAGGGGCCGGGTTAACAG GCTATAAAATGAACAAGCGTGTCGGCGCTATAAAGGAGTTTGAGTTTCTTCCGATGAGTTCTGGAAAGCATCTTCATCTCACTATAGCCGTGACCGGCTGGCTGTGCAGCGGCAAATACA GTTCGTTTCAGGCTCCCTGGTCCAGTCTTGGAGCGTGTGGCGAACAGTACTGTCTGAAATGGGAGTCGCGTTATTTATTGGACCTGGGCTCTATTCTGGATTCAATGTGGGATGGGCTTTTTAGTGCTGTGGCTCAGGAGGCTCTCAAATACACAGTGCTCTCTG GCATAGTAACGGCTCTGACATGGCCTGCCTCTCTGCTGGCTGTGGCCAGTGTGATCGACAACCCCTGGGGAGTATGCCTGAGTCGCTCGGCAGAGGTCGGAAAACACCTGGCCCAGGTGCTCCGGAGCCGACAGCAG GGAAAGCGGCCTGTCAATCTAATTGGATTTAGCCTTGGAGCTCGTGTCATCTACTTTTGCCTAGAAGAGCTCGCTAATGATCAAG GTAGTGAAGGTGTGGTGGAGGACGTGGTGCTGCTGGGGGCCCCTGTGGACGGATCCGAGAAAGCATGGCAGCGACTGTCCAAGGTTGTGGCTGGGAAGATTGTTAATGGATATTGCAG AGGGGATTGGCTTCTTGGATTCCTGTATAGAAGTTCATCAGTCCAGCTGTCTGTTGCTGGGCTCCAGCCAATCAATTCGCAAGATCGCAAAATAATCAATGTGGATCTGTCATCAGTG GTTAAAGGACACCTGGACTATATGCGTCAGATGGACACCATCCTAGTAGCAGTAGGGGTTCCTACCAGGGAAGAAGCTGGAGCCATGGGTGGCAAACTACAGCTGGTACATTTATCTCCAGAAAAACCAGGCACTCCAGAATCAGATGGTCAGAGCAGAGTCAAAGGGGAAGCATCTATGGACATTTCAAACAATGATACCTCAGACACCACAGAGGCAAATGTAGATAAATACAAGACACAGACTGTAGACAGGGACCGGTGCGAGAGAAAGGACTCTGAGAATGGCTGGGATATCCCTGATATATCTGATTTACTGGACTCCATCAGTGAATCTGATGGCGTCACTGATCCTTGTCAAGGGAGTGCACATTCAACATGCACTCTCGGAGTCAAGGATCATGTTGAACCATCTCAAGATCAAGGCAAAATAGACAGAGAAGATGAAAGTGAGACGGACTGTGAGCACACGTCCTGGGACTGGGACGACACAAACTGGACTACTGAATGCACAAACACAACCTACCAGTCGCACACTGAAGCACAGGAGCAGTTAGTCAATGGCAAACATGCTGGTTCTGAGCCAAGAGCAATGCAGTCATGA